In Haladaptatus sp. QDMS2, a single window of DNA contains:
- a CDS encoding FtsX-like permease family protein: MGEAWSRFVGTVRLALRRLFTGGAASPQQVRLSVSSVAVAIALMLVVTGLSLGLVTDATVQSDDTDYWVVPDAGSGSSSVVSVDGPRFGDVHRVSAGLTTREDVTHATPVLVDVLRFPGEGDDAQPEYVLAVGVVPGEHHVTISGVSTRGLTPGDPHFADGSYAGPWTGEAVVSAGAAETIGVSQGGSFTPASANRSFSAVRVSEATGADQLPVVLVHLSELQVVAGATSGDQADQLLVATDSRDVKSHLEGLYPHSSVVTRGGIFTPQLLSEDVPVSVAVTALLVALVIGTLSIATTMGLAVAADQRDRAVLAAIGISRRSRSVLLVTQTLTVALLGGIGGIILGVGGIFLVNELVAPEFGLDAVAAFDVILVPYALGVSVLIGVLSVPYLLALAGRTTNLEVLGE; encoded by the coding sequence ATGGGTGAGGCGTGGTCGCGGTTCGTGGGGACGGTTCGCCTCGCCCTGCGTCGCCTGTTCACAGGGGGTGCGGCCTCCCCTCAGCAGGTGCGCCTGAGCGTGTCGAGCGTCGCGGTGGCCATCGCGCTCATGCTCGTCGTCACCGGCCTCAGTCTGGGCCTCGTCACCGACGCGACTGTCCAGAGCGACGACACCGACTACTGGGTCGTCCCCGACGCAGGCTCCGGGTCGAGTTCCGTCGTCTCGGTCGACGGCCCGCGCTTTGGTGACGTCCACCGCGTGAGCGCAGGCCTCACCACCCGCGAGGACGTGACCCACGCGACGCCCGTGCTCGTAGACGTGTTGCGATTTCCCGGAGAGGGTGATGATGCTCAACCCGAGTACGTCCTCGCCGTGGGCGTCGTCCCAGGTGAGCACCACGTGACCATCTCGGGCGTCTCGACACGCGGACTCACGCCCGGCGACCCGCACTTCGCCGATGGCTCCTACGCGGGGCCGTGGACGGGTGAGGCCGTCGTCTCTGCGGGAGCCGCGGAGACGATTGGCGTCTCCCAGGGCGGGTCGTTCACGCCCGCCTCGGCAAATCGCTCGTTCAGCGCGGTTCGTGTGAGCGAGGCGACGGGCGCAGACCAGCTCCCGGTCGTGCTCGTCCACCTCAGTGAACTCCAGGTCGTCGCGGGGGCGACGAGCGGCGACCAGGCAGACCAGTTGCTCGTCGCGACCGACTCGCGGGACGTGAAATCTCACCTCGAAGGCCTCTATCCCCACTCGTCGGTCGTCACGCGGGGGGGCATCTTCACGCCGCAGTTGCTGAGCGAGGACGTTCCCGTCTCGGTGGCCGTGACCGCACTCCTCGTCGCGCTCGTCATCGGGACGCTCTCGATTGCGACTACGATGGGCCTCGCCGTCGCCGCAGACCAGCGTGACCGCGCCGTCCTCGCCGCCATTGGAATCTCGCGGCGCTCGCGGTCGGTGCTCCTCGTCACGCAAACGCTCACCGTCGCCCTGCTCGGGGGGATTGGTGGCATCATCTTGGGCGTAGGTGGCATCTTCCTCGTCAACGAACTCGTCGCCCCCGAGTTTGGCCTCGACGCCGTCGCCGCGTTCGACGTCATCCTGGTTCCCTACGCCCTCGGCGTCTCGGTGCTCATCGGCGTCCTGAGCGTGCCCTACCTGCTCGCACTCGCGGGTCGGACGACGAATCTGGAGGTGCTCGGCGAGTGA